The Planococcus versutus genome contains a region encoding:
- a CDS encoding multidrug effflux MFS transporter — MESSTGLKRIHFILLVGALTTLVPFTIDMYLPAFPILADVYKTNASLVQLSLTTCLLGLAIGQLVAGAFSDMHGRRKPLLISLVAYIVASIACLVAPNIYLFVFLRFVQGFAASGALVISRAIVRDVSHGPELTRLFALLMVIGNLVPLIAPSIGSGVLLFADWKGIFMLLTVLGILLLVLATFQLKESLPLEKRVPSNLKSTIGNFAGILKNRQFTGYALAQGFLIGGVFAYVSGTPFIYQNIYGASPQMFSLLFGVNGIALIIGSYSVGRFTHIWSEKRFLETALYTATVAGAILLVVVLMQGPLWAVAIPIFFFILSIGVVGTSSFTLAMESQGHVAGSASALLGLLPFILGAATAPLVGIAGENTAVPMGVVIFSMCLIALLAYLLLAKNAISSPAK, encoded by the coding sequence GTGGAAAGTTCGACAGGTCTAAAACGTATTCATTTTATTTTATTGGTAGGTGCTTTAACTACTTTGGTGCCATTCACAATTGATATGTATTTGCCCGCATTCCCGATTTTAGCGGACGTTTATAAAACAAATGCCAGTCTTGTTCAATTGAGTCTGACAACATGTTTGTTAGGTCTAGCGATTGGTCAATTGGTTGCAGGTGCATTTAGTGATATGCACGGAAGACGTAAGCCTTTGTTAATTTCTTTAGTTGCGTATATTGTGGCATCAATTGCCTGTCTAGTTGCTCCAAACATCTACCTCTTCGTATTTCTTCGCTTTGTTCAAGGGTTCGCCGCTTCAGGAGCACTCGTTATTTCCCGGGCAATAGTGCGCGATGTTAGTCATGGTCCAGAGCTGACACGATTGTTTGCTTTACTGATGGTGATTGGCAACTTGGTACCGTTAATTGCACCTTCAATTGGCAGTGGTGTGCTATTGTTTGCAGATTGGAAAGGGATTTTCATGCTATTGACAGTGCTCGGCATCCTGTTGCTTGTCCTCGCTACTTTCCAGCTAAAAGAAAGTTTACCGCTGGAAAAACGTGTGCCGAGTAATTTAAAATCAACTATTGGTAATTTTGCAGGGATTTTAAAAAATCGTCAGTTTACAGGGTATGCATTAGCACAAGGGTTTCTGATTGGTGGCGTTTTTGCATATGTATCGGGTACACCTTTTATTTATCAAAATATTTACGGTGCTTCTCCTCAAATGTTCAGTTTGTTGTTTGGTGTGAACGGCATTGCGTTAATTATTGGTAGCTATTCAGTCGGTCGATTTACGCATATTTGGTCTGAAAAAAGATTTTTAGAAACAGCTCTTTATACAGCAACTGTAGCAGGCGCTATTTTATTAGTTGTAGTGCTGATGCAAGGCCCTTTGTGGGCAGTCGCGATCCCAATTTTCTTTTTCATTCTGTCTATTGGCGTCGTCGGAACATCTTCTTTTACGCTTGCAATGGAAAGTCAAGGACATGTTGCAGGAAGTGCTTCTGCGCTACTCGGATTGTTGCCTTTTATCCTTGGAGCTGCGACAGCGCCACTTGTCGGAATAGCTGGAGAAAATACAGCGGTCCCGATGGGCGTAGTTATTTTTTCGATGTGTTTGATTGCGTTACTCGCTTATTTACTACTAGCGAAAAACGCAATTTCATCTCCTGCTAAGTAA
- the mgtE gene encoding magnesium transporter, whose translation MSTAVREDEITLTLIQSLQEGNSIEFQEILNELQPYDMGVHYQHLPEKHRNKFLLYLTIFQLTDLMQELPKTEQANILQKLGVEKSTQVLDRMDNDDLALFLADLEPERIEELLSQINQVDSEFVQKNMNYPPETAGRLMNNRYVWIPRHYTIRDAIDKIRHFVEIAEYLNYLYVVDEDKKLLGVISYKDLILGNLGDKVEDIMYNRVVKADVLMDQEDVAQIISRYDFVTLPIIEEDNTLAGVVTVDDVIDVVMQEANEDIEKLSASGKSIDFDTPSLTAAYRRLPWLIILLFIGLFSGSIISRFEETLQAVVALTFFMPLIAGMTGNTGTQSLSVVVRGLASQKLNTKQTIKLIIRELWVGIIIGVICSVLILLIAYVWQGNFILGVVVGGSLLMTLIIGTLAGTIIPLILYRLNIDPAVASGPLITTINDILSLLIYFGMATLFISQLM comes from the coding sequence ATGTCTACAGCGGTACGTGAAGACGAAATTACATTGACGCTAATTCAGTCTTTACAAGAAGGCAATAGCATTGAATTTCAAGAAATATTGAACGAACTTCAACCCTATGATATGGGTGTTCATTATCAACATTTACCAGAAAAGCACAGAAACAAATTTTTGCTTTATTTAACGATTTTTCAACTAACTGATTTAATGCAAGAGCTTCCCAAAACGGAACAAGCTAATATTCTTCAAAAACTAGGTGTAGAAAAATCAACACAAGTTCTAGACCGTATGGATAACGATGATTTAGCTTTGTTTTTGGCTGATTTAGAACCTGAACGTATTGAAGAATTATTATCTCAAATTAACCAAGTTGACTCAGAATTTGTTCAAAAGAATATGAACTACCCCCCTGAAACTGCAGGACGTCTCATGAATAATCGATACGTATGGATTCCACGACACTATACAATACGAGATGCCATTGATAAAATCAGACATTTTGTAGAAATAGCAGAATACCTTAACTATCTTTATGTAGTAGATGAAGACAAAAAACTACTCGGTGTTATTTCTTATAAAGATTTGATTCTTGGAAATCTTGGAGATAAAGTTGAAGACATTATGTACAACCGTGTTGTCAAAGCCGATGTATTGATGGACCAAGAAGATGTCGCTCAAATAATTAGTCGATATGATTTTGTTACACTTCCCATCATTGAAGAAGACAATACACTTGCCGGTGTCGTAACGGTTGACGACGTAATTGATGTCGTCATGCAAGAAGCTAACGAAGATATCGAAAAATTATCTGCTTCTGGAAAATCGATTGATTTTGATACTCCCTCTTTAACGGCTGCATATCGACGCTTACCTTGGTTGATTATCTTATTGTTTATTGGTTTGTTTTCAGGAAGTATTATTAGTCGTTTTGAAGAAACCTTACAAGCTGTTGTAGCATTAACTTTCTTTATGCCATTAATTGCGGGGATGACTGGGAACACAGGAACGCAATCTTTGTCGGTGGTCGTGCGTGGCTTGGCTTCACAAAAGCTAAATACCAAACAAACCATTAAGCTGATTATTCGTGAATTGTGGGTAGGAATTATTATTGGCGTTATTTGTTCTGTCCTTATTTTGCTGATTGCTTATGTGTGGCAAGGTAACTTTATATTGGGTGTTGTCGTTGGTGGATCGTTACTGATGACGTTGATTATTGGTACTTTAGCTGGCACTATTATACCGCTTATTTTGTACAGATTAAATATTGATCCAGCCGTTGCTTCAGGACCGCTCATTACTACAATTAATGATATTCTATCTCTATTAATTTACTTTGGCATGGCTACTTTATTTATTTCTCAGTTGATGTAA